A genomic window from Tautonia rosea includes:
- a CDS encoding endonuclease/exonuclease/phosphatase family protein, whose amino-acid sequence MSLPLIVLVISFMTGPLDEPPEMRVMSFNIRYGTAGDGKDAWEHRKDLVIETIKTFSPDLLGTQETLAFQRDFLATKLPEYSSFSAGRDDGREQGEMMAVFYRTDRFQVIDSGHFWLSETPDQPGSTSWDSSLPRMVTWLKLRDLQNADSLPVALFNTHFDHRGEMARLESARLLRRMIAKLAPIARVVVTGDFNCAEGSPPYQAIFVEDSDTGPNLIDTYRAAHPEHRSDEGTYSGFRADASRGPRIDWIACSDDWKIRSAAIDRSARNGRTPSDHFPVTAILTLPSE is encoded by the coding sequence ATGAGCCTTCCCTTGATTGTCCTTGTCATCAGTTTCATGACAGGCCCGCTCGACGAGCCCCCCGAAATGCGGGTGATGAGCTTCAACATTCGATACGGCACCGCCGGGGATGGCAAAGACGCCTGGGAACACCGCAAGGACTTGGTCATCGAGACGATCAAGACCTTCTCACCCGATCTGCTTGGCACTCAGGAGACCCTTGCGTTCCAGCGCGATTTTCTGGCAACAAAGCTCCCCGAGTACTCATCGTTCTCCGCAGGTCGCGACGACGGACGTGAGCAAGGGGAGATGATGGCGGTGTTCTACCGAACCGATCGCTTCCAGGTGATCGACAGCGGTCACTTCTGGCTGAGCGAAACCCCCGATCAGCCCGGCAGCACGAGTTGGGACAGCTCTCTGCCTCGGATGGTCACCTGGTTGAAGCTTCGAGACCTCCAGAACGCAGACTCGCTCCCGGTTGCCCTGTTCAACACCCATTTCGACCATCGCGGCGAGATGGCCCGACTGGAATCGGCCCGGCTGCTCCGACGCATGATCGCCAAGCTCGCCCCCATCGCTCGCGTCGTGGTGACCGGCGACTTCAACTGTGCCGAAGGAAGCCCACCCTATCAGGCAATCTTCGTCGAGGACTCCGACACCGGTCCCAATCTGATCGATACTTATCGGGCCGCGCACCCCGAACACCGCTCCGACGAAGGCACGTACTCCGGCTTCCGGGCTGATGCGAGTCGAGGCCCCCGAATCGACTGGATCGCCTGCTCGGACGACTGGAAGATCCGTTCCGCCGCGATCGATCGTAGCGCGCGGAACGGCCGCACTCCCTCAGATCATTTCCCCGTAACCGCCATTCTCACTCTCCCTTCTGAGTGA
- a CDS encoding HisA/HisF-related TIM barrel protein: MRVIPVLDLKAGLAVAAIAGERDRYGLLRGTPEGCNPLAWARRFRDQMADARLTDPPTLYVADLDAIEGQPPHLELFSSLAGLDLLLWVDAGVRTADDVPQLLAAGVDTIIVGLETVSGPDALAAILDDAGSQRVCFGLDLKNQRPMGDPKASWGTDDPFRLVRRAIDLGVQKVLVLDLARIGTGTGTGTESLISAIRQESPTSLELIAGGGVSGLSDLHRLDQARVDAVLVGSALRDGRLRFTDLRPRNSIGPEPPSSRPAP, translated from the coding sequence ATGCGGGTTATCCCTGTTCTCGACCTCAAGGCCGGATTGGCAGTTGCCGCGATTGCCGGAGAGCGCGACCGCTACGGCTTGCTTCGAGGTACTCCGGAAGGTTGCAACCCGCTTGCCTGGGCACGACGATTCCGGGATCAGATGGCCGATGCCCGTCTGACCGATCCACCGACATTGTATGTGGCGGACCTCGACGCGATCGAGGGGCAACCGCCTCACCTGGAATTGTTCTCCAGCCTGGCCGGGCTGGACCTATTGCTCTGGGTCGATGCGGGGGTCCGTACGGCGGATGACGTTCCGCAACTGCTTGCCGCCGGGGTGGATACGATCATCGTCGGGCTTGAGACCGTATCCGGCCCCGACGCACTCGCCGCCATCCTGGACGACGCGGGAAGTCAGCGTGTTTGCTTCGGACTCGATCTGAAGAATCAACGGCCTATGGGTGATCCGAAGGCCTCGTGGGGCACCGACGACCCGTTCAGGCTTGTCCGTCGCGCGATCGACCTGGGAGTCCAAAAAGTGCTGGTCCTCGACCTCGCACGCATCGGGACGGGAACGGGTACCGGAACCGAATCCTTGATCTCGGCCATCCGCCAGGAGTCTCCGACCTCTCTAGAGTTGATCGCTGGGGGAGGCGTTTCTGGGCTCTCGGATCTGCATCGGCTTGACCAGGCCCGAGTGGATGCCGTTCTGGTCGGCTCGGCCCTTCGAGACGGCCGTCTCCGCTTCACCGACCTTCGCCCGAGGAATTCCATTGGCCCCGAGCCTCCCTCTTCAAGACCAGCTCCCTAA
- a CDS encoding ATP-grasp domain-containing protein, giving the protein MGVGDSGLGSDRTVLIHEFVTGGGLADDDLPSSLAREGRAMRRALASDFASVPGVRVLTTVDFREPHSDASGPWKLVRIRPGQELSRVAELATEVDCTLIIAPETGGFLFDRVRMLDQIGVRSLGCTSEGVAVAGNVLLTLDRLRDAGVRIPPTRVVSPRQGWPRRLTFPLSELARVCPFVEVPEPLIDCPPHRASDEAIEHPGVLKPVDGAGATHSYVLAGEVSWPDPAWRPEVAVLQPWIDGKHRSTSILVSSLGRPSLIGCASQRITVDRGRMAYAGGTVPLPASPAVKRMVDQVVEALPGLRGWVGIDWIDDGQGEPIVLEVNPRPTTSIVGFLALLPPGMLANAWLGLFDDPLSPLPDLLSDLVRSAGGDSVSFDPDGTLSSLRDGAGP; this is encoded by the coding sequence ATGGGAGTTGGGGATTCCGGGCTAGGTTCGGATCGCACGGTTCTGATTCACGAATTTGTGACTGGCGGCGGTCTGGCCGACGACGATCTACCGTCGTCGCTCGCTCGCGAAGGCCGCGCCATGCGGCGAGCCCTCGCCAGCGATTTTGCCAGCGTGCCTGGGGTTCGGGTCCTCACCACGGTCGACTTCCGTGAGCCCCACTCAGACGCCTCGGGACCCTGGAAGCTCGTCCGGATCCGTCCCGGCCAGGAACTGTCTCGCGTCGCTGAGCTTGCGACTGAGGTCGATTGTACCCTGATCATCGCTCCCGAGACCGGAGGATTTTTGTTCGATCGAGTCCGAATGCTCGATCAGATTGGCGTCCGATCCCTCGGGTGCACCTCCGAAGGGGTCGCTGTGGCAGGCAATGTGCTGCTGACTCTCGATCGGTTGCGAGACGCTGGAGTACGCATTCCTCCGACCCGCGTCGTCTCCCCTCGACAGGGCTGGCCCAGACGCCTGACCTTCCCCTTGTCCGAGCTTGCCCGGGTCTGCCCCTTCGTGGAAGTCCCCGAACCCTTGATCGATTGCCCGCCCCATCGCGCGTCCGACGAAGCGATTGAACATCCAGGAGTGCTCAAACCCGTCGATGGTGCGGGGGCGACGCATTCGTACGTGCTGGCCGGTGAGGTTTCCTGGCCCGATCCGGCCTGGAGGCCCGAAGTCGCGGTCCTTCAGCCCTGGATCGACGGGAAACATCGAAGCACCTCGATCCTGGTTTCGAGCCTCGGCCGGCCCTCGCTCATCGGCTGTGCCTCCCAGCGAATCACCGTCGATCGAGGCCGGATGGCGTATGCCGGAGGCACGGTTCCACTACCGGCGAGCCCCGCCGTGAAGCGGATGGTCGATCAGGTGGTCGAGGCCTTGCCAGGGCTTCGAGGGTGGGTCGGTATTGACTGGATCGACGACGGACAGGGCGAACCGATCGTCCTGGAAGTCAACCCCAGGCCCACCACCTCCATTGTTGGCTTTCTTGCCTTGCTCCCTCCCGGTATGCTGGCCAATGCATGGCTTGGGCTGTTCGACGATCCGCTCAGTCCCCTGCCCGACCTCTTGTCTGACCTCGTCCGATCGGCTGGCGGAGACTCGGTCTCGTTCGACCCCGACGGCACACTCTCCTCTCTCCGGGATGGAGCCGGACCATGA
- a CDS encoding hydantoinase/oxoprolinase family protein, with translation MSTGDSRPLWLGLDIGGANIKAAHTSGPAQILPFEVWKRPSDLPTTLARLGRVMPEAHAVAVTMTAELCDCFATKSEGVAAVLGAVWKAFPGKPIHVWGTDAAFHDIETAVLHPDLAAAANWLALATLAARLLPEGPGILIDIGSTTADLIPLQDGTPTTRGLTDTRRLQTGELLYAGVRRTPIMALATELPHQGRPTGLAAEMFASTLDVYLTLGDIPSNPTDLSTCDGRPATVEAARDRLARMVAADRDTFSIEDALSLAQAADHALLSRLQRSANRACDSTIGSPRGAVVCGSGSFLARRLAQRLIEPGDPILALDDVWGPLASHAGCAYSLVVLAGERARLEPA, from the coding sequence ATGAGCACCGGAGACTCCCGACCTCTCTGGCTTGGACTCGACATCGGTGGCGCGAATATCAAGGCCGCCCACACCAGCGGCCCGGCCCAGATCCTTCCCTTCGAGGTCTGGAAACGCCCTTCCGACTTACCCACAACCCTCGCTCGCCTCGGTCGCGTCATGCCCGAGGCCCATGCCGTCGCCGTCACCATGACCGCCGAATTGTGCGACTGCTTCGCGACCAAATCCGAAGGGGTCGCCGCAGTCCTCGGCGCCGTCTGGAAAGCCTTCCCCGGTAAACCGATTCACGTTTGGGGAACCGACGCCGCTTTCCACGACATTGAGACTGCCGTCCTCCATCCCGACCTCGCCGCTGCGGCCAACTGGCTGGCCCTGGCGACCCTCGCCGCCCGATTGCTTCCCGAGGGACCAGGCATCCTCATCGACATTGGCTCCACCACCGCCGATCTCATTCCCTTGCAGGATGGAACTCCCACCACCCGCGGGCTCACCGATACCCGACGCCTCCAGACCGGAGAGCTTCTCTACGCCGGTGTTCGTCGAACCCCAATCATGGCCCTCGCAACCGAACTTCCCCACCAAGGCAGACCAACTGGCCTGGCTGCCGAGATGTTCGCCTCGACACTCGACGTCTACCTGACCCTCGGCGACATTCCCTCCAATCCGACCGACCTCTCCACCTGCGATGGTCGTCCCGCCACGGTCGAAGCCGCCCGCGACCGCCTTGCCCGAATGGTGGCCGCCGATCGCGACACCTTCTCGATCGAAGACGCACTCTCCCTCGCCCAAGCAGCCGACCACGCACTCCTCTCTCGGCTCCAACGCTCCGCGAATCGTGCGTGCGACTCAACAATCGGCTCACCTCGCGGCGCGGTTGTCTGTGGCTCCGGATCGTTCCTCGCCCGCCGACTCGCTCAACGACTCATCGAACCCGGCGATCCGATCCTGGCTCTCGACGACGTCTGGGGACCCCTCGCCTCTCATGCCGGATGTGCCTATTCTCTCGTGGTCCTGGCCGGAGAACGAGCGAGGCTCGAACCGGCTTGA
- a CDS encoding amino acid kinase family protein, which produces MPPSLLVAKVGGSLLNWSGLPEALATFLDRNRRHRHLLVVGGGESVDVIRSLDQTHALGEEVSHHLALRAMDLTAHCLAAILPGLVVADAMTDVPSLWNRNAIPVFAPRVFLDQEDRKTADPLPHCWSVTSDSIAARIATALGAELLVLLKSTDAPLPIDRSRAATLGLVDPFFPAACRGIPHVSLMNLRDARLQETVLR; this is translated from the coding sequence ATGCCCCCTTCCCTCCTCGTCGCAAAGGTCGGCGGAAGTCTGCTCAACTGGAGCGGCCTTCCCGAGGCCCTCGCGACGTTTCTCGATCGAAACCGTCGTCATCGCCATCTCCTTGTGGTCGGGGGAGGTGAGAGTGTTGATGTGATTCGATCGCTTGACCAGACGCACGCCCTCGGCGAGGAAGTGTCCCATCACCTTGCACTTCGGGCGATGGACCTGACCGCCCACTGCCTCGCCGCGATTCTCCCGGGGCTCGTCGTCGCCGATGCGATGACCGACGTGCCGAGTCTCTGGAACCGCAACGCCATACCTGTCTTCGCCCCCCGCGTGTTTCTGGATCAGGAGGATCGAAAGACCGCTGACCCTCTCCCTCACTGCTGGAGCGTCACCTCCGACTCCATCGCCGCCCGGATCGCCACCGCTCTCGGTGCCGAACTGCTCGTCTTGCTGAAAAGCACTGACGCCCCACTCCCGATCGACCGATCACGGGCTGCCACCCTCGGGCTCGTCGATCCCTTTTTCCCTGCCGCCTGCCGAGGCATCCCCCATGTCAGCCTGATGAACCTCCGAGATGCCCGATTGCAGGAGACGGTCCTTCGTTGA
- the priA gene encoding replication restart helicase PriA, with product MPRTDANDQSQGALFAVETEGPFAGVVFNRPMEEVYSYAIPRHLRQSLRVGQRVRVPLGRSNQGVTAYVVRIEPTANVAPGKVKEVLEILDDPPLIDGVMLDLTHWMAGYYSCSWGQALDAVVPAGVKKQAGTRIATCLTVPDEVRLARDTLALPPRQAEILELLCKSEGTLSVADVCRMAKCTTAPIASLRKRGLIHTVRRRMSRAPVASPLDPEPSNDDHDGKAPIALTPEQARVLDQLDPVLGSDSFQTFLLHGVTGSGKTEVYLSAIERVVERGREAIVLVPEISLTPQTIRRFRRRFDRVAVLHSHLSDAERHRHWRAIAAGEIQVVVGARSAIFAPTRKLGLIVIDEEHESTFKQETTPRYHARDVAVKRAQLEKVPVVLGSATPSLETWANTERGRYTRLTLARRVAERRMPRVDIIDMRHEKPTKGQPLLAIGGLMRRAMSEALADDGQVILLLNRRGFHTFILCPKCGNVLKCGACDVALTHHKERHKALCHTCDAEYDPPDTCPSCRYHRLHYGGIGTERLEREVREAFPQHVVRRMDSDTMRSPGAYEQVLGAFRARQVHILLGTQMIAKGLDFPDVTLVGVVNADTSLHLPDFRAAERTFQLVAQVAGRTGRGDRPGRVLVQTYTPDAPAIAFAARHDYLGFVAQELPEREKNGTPPFGRVVRLIARGPSEAEVVGYLESFAHLLRELGEDSVRLLGPAPAPVMKIKHLFRYHLRLQAPAPGPLQRLLRVALPLADPPQPIELAVDVDPVSLL from the coding sequence ATGCCCCGCACTGACGCCAACGACCAAAGCCAGGGTGCCCTGTTTGCCGTCGAGACCGAGGGGCCGTTTGCGGGTGTCGTGTTCAACCGGCCGATGGAGGAGGTCTACTCGTATGCAATCCCCCGTCACCTGAGGCAGAGCTTGAGGGTCGGGCAGCGAGTCCGGGTCCCCCTTGGACGATCGAATCAAGGGGTTACGGCCTATGTCGTTCGGATTGAGCCGACGGCCAATGTGGCGCCAGGGAAGGTCAAGGAGGTGCTGGAGATCCTGGACGACCCGCCCTTGATCGACGGCGTGATGCTCGACCTGACGCACTGGATGGCGGGCTATTACTCCTGTTCCTGGGGCCAGGCGCTCGATGCGGTGGTGCCGGCCGGCGTGAAAAAACAGGCGGGGACCCGGATCGCGACCTGCCTGACCGTCCCGGACGAGGTCCGCCTGGCCCGAGACACCCTGGCCTTGCCGCCTCGGCAGGCTGAGATCCTGGAACTGCTCTGCAAGTCCGAAGGGACGCTGTCGGTTGCCGATGTCTGCCGAATGGCCAAGTGCACCACCGCGCCGATTGCGTCGTTGCGCAAGCGAGGCTTGATTCACACGGTTCGACGCCGGATGAGCCGAGCTCCGGTGGCCAGTCCGCTCGATCCGGAGCCTTCGAACGACGACCACGACGGCAAGGCCCCGATCGCGCTGACCCCTGAGCAGGCGAGGGTGCTCGATCAGCTTGATCCAGTGCTCGGAAGCGACAGCTTTCAGACGTTCCTGCTTCATGGTGTCACCGGCAGCGGAAAAACCGAGGTCTATCTGAGTGCGATTGAGCGGGTGGTGGAGCGAGGGCGAGAGGCGATTGTCCTTGTCCCTGAGATCAGCCTGACGCCGCAAACGATCCGACGCTTTCGACGCCGGTTCGACCGAGTGGCGGTTCTGCACAGCCACCTGAGCGACGCCGAGCGGCACCGGCACTGGCGAGCGATCGCCGCGGGAGAGATCCAGGTGGTCGTCGGCGCCCGGTCGGCGATCTTCGCGCCGACACGGAAGCTGGGGTTGATCGTCATTGATGAGGAACATGAATCGACCTTCAAGCAAGAAACAACGCCTCGCTATCATGCTCGGGATGTGGCGGTAAAGCGCGCTCAACTGGAAAAGGTGCCGGTGGTCCTGGGATCGGCCACGCCGTCGCTCGAAACCTGGGCCAACACCGAGCGAGGGAGATACACCCGGTTGACGCTCGCTCGACGGGTTGCCGAGCGGAGGATGCCTCGGGTCGACATCATCGACATGAGGCACGAGAAGCCGACCAAGGGGCAGCCCTTGCTGGCAATCGGCGGCTTGATGCGACGGGCGATGAGCGAGGCCCTGGCCGATGATGGGCAGGTGATCCTTTTGCTCAACCGCCGGGGGTTCCACACGTTCATCCTCTGCCCGAAGTGCGGCAACGTTTTGAAGTGCGGGGCCTGCGACGTGGCCTTGACCCACCACAAGGAGCGGCACAAGGCTCTGTGCCATACCTGTGACGCGGAATATGACCCACCGGACACTTGCCCATCGTGCCGGTACCATCGGCTCCATTACGGGGGCATCGGCACGGAGCGGCTGGAGCGAGAGGTTCGAGAGGCCTTTCCGCAACATGTCGTCCGGCGAATGGATTCAGACACGATGCGATCACCAGGGGCCTATGAGCAGGTGCTCGGAGCCTTTCGAGCCAGGCAGGTGCACATTCTGCTGGGGACTCAGATGATCGCCAAGGGGCTCGACTTCCCAGACGTGACGTTAGTGGGGGTGGTCAACGCCGATACATCGCTCCATCTGCCGGATTTCCGAGCGGCTGAGCGAACGTTTCAGCTCGTCGCCCAGGTGGCCGGACGGACGGGCAGGGGGGATCGTCCCGGGCGGGTCCTCGTGCAGACGTATACGCCAGATGCTCCCGCAATTGCCTTCGCGGCTCGGCACGATTACCTCGGGTTCGTGGCCCAGGAGCTTCCCGAACGGGAGAAGAACGGCACCCCGCCGTTCGGTCGGGTCGTCCGATTGATCGCCAGGGGGCCGTCGGAGGCGGAGGTGGTCGGCTACCTCGAATCGTTCGCTCACCTGCTTCGGGAACTGGGGGAGGATTCCGTCCGTTTGCTTGGCCCGGCCCCGGCGCCGGTGATGAAGATCAAGCACCTCTTCCGATACCATCTCCGGCTTCAGGCTCCGGCTCCGGGGCCACTTCAGCGACTCCTCCGTGTGGCCTTGCCTCTGGCCGACCCTCCTCAGCCGATCGAGCTGGCGGTGGATGTGGATCCGGTCAGCCTCCTCTGA